Proteins co-encoded in one Bacillus carboniphilus genomic window:
- a CDS encoding BMP family ABC transporter substrate-binding protein, translating into MMRPMGVIFLCLLLLTSCHSSSHTDQLKKAGLLVPETVNDQVWGTKGYKGMLQIQSQLKVDVFYKESMDSLAAVERAVHEFKQKGTNLVFGHGNEYAHYFNELSADYPDIHFVSFNGSAVNENTTTLNFQSFAMGFFGGMVAGFMTKTNEIGIIAAYDWQPEIEGFIEGVAYENPDATVTVEYTHHWDDPQKALHLLDELLVKNVDIVYPAGDGFNVPVIEKLKENGLFAIGFVSDQSDLGEFTVLTSTVQHVDKLYELVAKKFNEGTLQSGDLYFDFQDGVISMGAFSPLVDQTYIDQLNEHIKHYKETGELPSREE; encoded by the coding sequence ATGATGAGGCCAATGGGAGTCATTTTCCTCTGTCTACTTTTATTAACAAGCTGTCACTCCTCTAGTCATACTGATCAGCTTAAAAAAGCAGGACTATTAGTACCTGAAACGGTGAACGATCAGGTATGGGGAACAAAAGGCTATAAAGGAATGCTTCAAATTCAATCACAGTTAAAAGTAGATGTCTTTTATAAAGAAAGTATGGATTCACTTGCTGCAGTTGAGCGAGCCGTTCATGAATTCAAACAAAAAGGAACCAACCTTGTTTTTGGACATGGAAATGAGTATGCCCATTATTTTAATGAGCTTTCTGCCGACTATCCAGACATCCATTTTGTATCATTTAATGGTAGTGCCGTTAATGAAAATACAACTACTTTAAACTTCCAAAGCTTTGCGATGGGATTCTTTGGTGGAATGGTTGCTGGTTTTATGACCAAAACCAATGAAATTGGAATTATTGCTGCTTATGACTGGCAACCAGAAATTGAAGGTTTTATAGAAGGGGTTGCCTATGAGAATCCAGATGCAACCGTTACAGTTGAGTATACCCACCATTGGGATGACCCACAAAAAGCTTTACATTTATTGGATGAATTACTGGTGAAAAATGTGGATATTGTATATCCTGCTGGGGATGGCTTTAATGTACCAGTTATTGAAAAACTAAAGGAAAATGGACTATTTGCTATCGGGTTTGTATCTGACCAATCTGATTTAGGGGAATTTACAGTTCTAACGAGTACCGTCCAACATGTTGATAAACTTTATGAGTTGGTTGCGAAAAAGTTTAATGAGGGTACGTTACAATCGGGAGACCTATATTTTGATTTCCAAGACGGAGTCATCTCGATGGGTGCCTTTAGTCCATTAGTGGACCAGACCTATATTGACCAATTAAATGAACATATTAAGCATTATAAAGAAACAGGAGAGCTACCTTCGAGGGAAGAGTAG